CAGGTGCAGGATCGGCTGGGGGTAGCCGCGCCGCTCCTCCTCCGCCAGGCGGCCGTCCCAGAACGAGGGATGCCCCCAGGGGAGCGACCCGAAGGGGTAGATGATCGGGAACGGCTCGACCCGGCCGGAGTCGTAGGCGGGGGCCGTGCTGACGTATTCGCCGCTCAGGCAGGCGAGCGCCGCGCCCGAGGATGCGTCCGCGGCCAGGGCCGGGCTGATCCCGACCGAGCCGGAGGCCGTCTCGGACGCGGACGCCGCCCCGGAGCGCTTGTAGACGGAGGCCGCGCCCGCCTCGACCTGCTTGCCCCAGAGGAGGAGGCCGCTCGCGCCGTCGCCCAGGTAGGTGACGCCCAGCGACGGCGAGAGGATCAGGTGGCGGAAGTCGGGCCCCAGGCCCGGCGAGGCGGGGATCTGCGCCGTGAGCCAGCAGCGGAACCAGCCGCCCGGCAGCGCCGCGACCCCGGCCGCGTGCAAGATCCCGCCGGCGGTGGCGAACGTCGAGGCCACGGCGCCGGCGGCCAGGTCGAAGTCGGCGCGCACCGAGTCGGCGCCGTCGTTGTGCTCCAGCCGCAGGTGGCGATTCCCGCGGGGCCGGACGAAGACGCTGCTCGTGGCCTTCGCGCCGGGCGCGATCAGCAGGTCGGCGGCGGGGTTCCACTGGTAGTGCGGCCCGCCGGCGGAATTCTCGCGCAGCAGGTCGGCGGTGTTCGTCCCGTCGGGGGCGACGGCCTGGTTCGCGACGACGGCCGCGCCGACGGGCGCGGACCACCAAGGGCCGGCGAGGTCCTCGCTGTCGCGCAGGCGGTTGCCGCCCAGGCCGATCGAGCCGGTGAACGCGTAGAGGGTCGGGTCGCCGGGCAGGCGGAACGCGTCCCCGGCGCGGATCATGGCCGAGCCGCCGGGGCGCTGGACGGTCAGGCTGGTCGCCCCCGCCGTCGCGGACGCGGCCAGGGTCGCGCCGCCCCAGGCCGGGCGGTCGCTCGCCCGGGTGCGGACGGCGGCGGCGCGGCTGAGGTTGTGCTTGGGGATCACGACGGCCCGCACGTCGCGCGAGACGATCAGGTCGGCGTGCAGCCGCGCGCTCGCCCTCGTCGCGTCGGCCGAGCGGGCCACGCGCGAGAGCAGCGGGTCCTGCAGGTTGGCCAACGGCAGGGCCGGCAGCCAGTTCCCGCCGGAGAGGACCGGGGCGAAATAGTCCGGGTCGGCGAAGTTCGGGAAGCACATCATGATGTTGGCCATTCTTTCACCCCCAGAGCTGCAGCGTGATCGCGCCGGCGGCCAGCTCGCCGCCGATCCCCACGACGCGGAACGATTTCCCGCCCGACCAGTCGAAGCGGTCGAGGTCGAGCGCGACGACGGAGCCGAGCGCCACGCCCGCGCCCTTCAGGAGCGAGGCGGGCAGGCGGACCTGCAGCAGGTCGCGGCGGACTTTGTACAGGTCGAGCAGCCGCGCCGCCTCGGCGGCGGCGGCGGCCTCGTCGTCCAGCAGCGTCGCCGCCTGCTTCTCGCCGGCCATCGGGTGCTTGGCCTGCACCGTCGCGTCGACGGCCGCGGTCGTGCGCAGCTCCTGCTTCAGGAAGTTGCGGCGGTCCTGGCCGACCGAGCCGACCACGTCGGAGTCCGCCATGACGGTCCAGTTCCGGCGGTAGCCGACCGTGACGCGGAACGCGGGCAGGCCCCGGCCCTCGCCCCGCGCCGACAGGCGCTCCACCGGCTCGCCGCCGGTCGCGACCAGCTCGTGGCGCTCGATCGTCAGGAGGGGCGAGCCCGAGGGGGCCTCCAGCCGGCCGAGCCGGAACCGGCCCAGCGGGTCGACGGCCCAGTAGCCGCCGACGCTGCGCAGGATCGCGTCGAGCACCGGCCCCGTCGTCAATTCGTCCTCGCCGCCCCAGAAGCCGACCGCGGCCGGGTTGGCGAGGTCGAGCGCGGCGACCGAGGCGGAATCCACGTCGCCGGAAGGGACCCCGGCGGCGACCAGCACGCGGCGGGCCAGCTGCGCGGCGGTGCGGTCGGCGGCCG
The nucleotide sequence above comes from Paludisphaera rhizosphaerae. Encoded proteins:
- a CDS encoding phage head spike fiber domain-containing protein, which translates into the protein MANIMMCFPNFADPDYFAPVLSGGNWLPALPLANLQDPLLSRVARSADATRASARLHADLIVSRDVRAVVIPKHNLSRAAAVRTRASDRPAWGGATLAASATAGATSLTVQRPGGSAMIRAGDAFRLPGDPTLYAFTGSIGLGGNRLRDSEDLAGPWWSAPVGAAVVANQAVAPDGTNTADLLRENSAGGPHYQWNPAADLLIAPGAKATSSVFVRPRGNRHLRLEHNDGADSVRADFDLAAGAVASTFATAGGILHAAGVAALPGGWFRCWLTAQIPASPGLGPDFRHLILSPSLGVTYLGDGASGLLLWGKQVEAGAASVYKRSGAASASETASGSVGISPALAADASSGAALACLSGEYVSTAPAYDSGRVEPFPIIYPFGSLPWGHPSFWDGRLAEEERRGYPQPILHLAPTTVNARYWLIEVDDQANSDGHIDLARLFIARAWQPSRNYAYGAQLGWRDDSTELASDGGAEFYAARPTRRTYAFRVEYLPLDEAMVSGFEMLRKLGKAGQLFVLIDPGDDRHAARRSFLATMTSPQPIEHAAYNLHSFTAELREVIA